From a single Nicotiana tabacum cultivar K326 chromosome 8, ASM71507v2, whole genome shotgun sequence genomic region:
- the LOC107760066 gene encoding uncharacterized protein LOC107760066: protein MEARASQSLQLSSWINSDKAFNKLKSGLLHCEVRLQKALDKERSLRLLCDEKKVELVDLQCEVGRSLNYENHLKEQLQKKTDALERLRDEVGRTRREHDELKTLAEAQALEGKEALAKFLAFEAQLCIASDNALVQTEMIAKLESELLKVRAEIIDDRAEAAMSRTKADHEMAIYSKNAADAQAELRRVLDRGGRIEEYARCMSLRKTLEEIRDKGFALSEELARARADERDARLLLPDAEDSEDKTDRP from the exons ATGGAGGCTAGAGCTTCACAGAGCCTTCAGTTGTCATCATGGATTAATTCGGATAAG GCATTCAACAAGCTTAAGTCTGGGCTGCTTCATTGTGAAGTCAGGCTACAGAAAGCTCTGGACAAGGAGAGATCCCTGaggctcctttgtgatgaaaagAAAGTTGAGCTAGTAGATCTACAGTGTGAGGTGGGCCGGAGCCTGAATTATGAGAACCACCTGAAGGAGCAG ttgcagaaaaagactGATGCCTTGGAGCGCCTTCGAGATGAAGTTGGCCGGACCAGGCGTGAGCATGATGAATTGAAAACTCTGGCCGAGGCTCAGGCTTTAGAGGGGAAGGAAGCTCTTGCCAAATTTCTGGCTTTTGAAGCTCAACTTTGCATAGCTAGTGACAATGCTTTGGTTCAGACAGAAATGATTGCAAAGCTCGAGTCTGAGCTTTTGAAAGTCAGGGCTGAGATCATTGACGATCGGGCAGAAGCTGCAATGAGTCGGACTAAAGCTGACCATGAGATGGCCATCTACTCAAAGAATGCTGCTGATGCTCAAGCTGAGTTGAGAAGGGTCCTCGACCGTGGAGGGAGGATTGAAGAGTATGCTCGTTGCATGTCTCTAagaaagaccctcgaggagatccgtgATAAGGGCTTCGCCCTCTCGGAagaattggctcgagcaagggcggaTGAGCGTGACGCTCGGTTGCTTTTGCCCGATGCCGAGGACAGCGAGGATAAGACCGATAGGCCATAA